A window of the Cystobacter fuscus genome harbors these coding sequences:
- a CDS encoding putative metal-binding motif-containing protein, with protein MNRAVLFLFLALAGCNRGEAVQAIIQIDPALKASCVVLEVRTPEGELRTESAPLLRPEDQELQLAVFRKDLPADVHLQARALWGGATCEDSPFYNGRSEPVAVQFKPGSQDVRLTLSPPSAAEDEDRDGFVAAELGGADCDDKEAKRQPQAQEVCDASDDLNCNGQRGCDDSACSGKQCSRAPTSLVLNPKELTTIAGQCSAQVTVERRESDGKLSLAGFPTPITLASTFGPGVTFHSDPTCTSSPPSAIAAGKSSVTFFVRSTTIGTGPLSASSSALSQQATLTHTLRPGPAKTIALTSPNTTSQAGDCSPVSLEWRDEFDNLTTGTLSNISLSISPTPANTAEAALYQDAGCTQALNLGAQLPAVSSLYFRGTRATTFTLAAKFNGTSQPVQEVRTVKPLPASKLSFSSSAGQTLMAGECSASVNLRITDKYDNPSPLPSDQLLSLSTTPAASFEAFWGAGCEGSKKLTTPFDTMGTTDGPMSFKIKTGGPVELKLSGTAVGEAKQTHTIVPVVRRGSCRIDNGKKEENCPISSPSNTTVPVTLSRSFLVFQATTTNEEPINSFLRCSLGTSTVTCKRNGNTGAATIDWQVVELHQGLFVQHLPSVSCTQAPPRVPTTVDISKNFVLFSSSQDGSVLGYNDFPSVKLTSSGDNTNVSGFLFDACAGNHVFSFQVVQFTGSDVQRGLSGAMPSNSGTLPVTGLPTTDLTRSIVLSTWQVSNEGQDIYKRMVRGEIDQSNTTQLLFRRGDGTAITTADIPQVSWERITFPTGTLVQTHVLRVNDTNASASATLAASVDATRTLLLTSSQSGGQGAGETSYGANDILGVATGRLSLNGSQLSVTRDASNGTTSWTAYAIQFEP; from the coding sequence ATGAACCGAGCTGTCCTCTTCCTGTTCCTCGCGCTCGCCGGCTGCAACCGGGGTGAAGCCGTCCAGGCCATCATCCAGATCGACCCCGCCCTGAAAGCGAGCTGCGTCGTCCTGGAAGTCCGTACTCCGGAGGGAGAACTCCGCACGGAATCCGCTCCCCTGCTCCGCCCGGAGGATCAAGAGCTGCAACTGGCCGTCTTCCGCAAGGACCTCCCCGCGGACGTCCATCTCCAGGCCCGAGCCCTCTGGGGAGGAGCGACCTGTGAGGACTCACCGTTCTACAATGGGCGCAGCGAGCCGGTCGCCGTCCAGTTCAAGCCGGGGAGCCAGGACGTCAGGCTGACCCTGTCGCCGCCGAGCGCCGCCGAGGACGAGGATCGCGATGGCTTCGTCGCGGCCGAGCTGGGCGGGGCGGACTGCGATGACAAGGAGGCCAAGCGCCAACCCCAGGCGCAGGAAGTGTGCGACGCGAGCGACGACCTCAACTGTAATGGCCAGCGTGGCTGTGACGACAGCGCCTGCTCGGGCAAGCAGTGTAGCCGGGCCCCCACCTCGCTCGTCCTCAATCCCAAGGAGCTGACGACGATCGCGGGTCAGTGCTCGGCGCAGGTGACCGTGGAGCGCCGCGAGTCCGACGGGAAACTCTCCTTGGCTGGCTTCCCCACCCCCATCACCCTGGCGAGCACGTTCGGCCCCGGCGTGACGTTCCACTCGGACCCCACTTGCACCTCGTCGCCGCCCTCCGCCATTGCCGCGGGCAAAAGCAGCGTCACCTTCTTCGTGCGCAGCACCACGATCGGCACGGGCCCGCTAAGCGCCAGCTCTTCCGCTTTGTCGCAGCAGGCGACCCTGACCCATACCCTGCGTCCCGGGCCCGCGAAGACGATCGCCCTCACCTCCCCGAACACCACCAGCCAGGCGGGTGACTGTTCCCCCGTCTCGCTCGAGTGGCGCGACGAGTTCGACAATCTCACGACCGGAACACTCTCCAACATCAGCCTCTCCATCAGCCCGACGCCCGCCAACACCGCGGAAGCGGCGCTCTACCAGGATGCGGGCTGCACCCAGGCCCTGAACCTCGGTGCCCAACTCCCGGCTGTCTCCTCGTTGTATTTCCGAGGCACCCGCGCGACCACGTTCACCCTCGCGGCCAAATTCAACGGCACGTCCCAGCCAGTGCAAGAGGTCCGGACCGTGAAGCCCCTGCCCGCCTCGAAGTTGTCCTTCTCGTCCTCGGCCGGACAAACCCTGATGGCGGGGGAGTGCTCCGCCTCGGTCAACCTCCGCATCACGGACAAATACGACAACCCCTCGCCCCTCCCCTCGGACCAGTTGCTCTCCCTGTCCACCACACCGGCGGCAAGCTTCGAGGCATTCTGGGGAGCGGGATGCGAGGGTTCCAAGAAACTGACCACGCCCTTCGACACGATGGGAACCACGGACGGGCCCATGTCTTTCAAGATCAAGACGGGTGGCCCGGTGGAACTCAAGCTGAGCGGGACGGCGGTGGGCGAAGCGAAGCAGACCCACACCATCGTCCCCGTGGTGAGGCGCGGCTCGTGCCGGATAGACAATGGAAAGAAGGAGGAGAACTGCCCCATCAGCAGCCCCAGCAACACCACGGTCCCCGTCACCCTGTCTCGCAGCTTCCTCGTCTTCCAGGCCACCACCACCAACGAGGAGCCCATCAACTCCTTCCTCCGGTGCTCGCTGGGGACCTCCACCGTCACCTGCAAACGGAACGGCAACACGGGAGCAGCGACTATCGACTGGCAGGTGGTGGAACTCCACCAAGGCCTGTTCGTCCAGCATCTGCCCAGTGTATCGTGCACCCAGGCCCCTCCCCGTGTCCCCACGACAGTCGACATCTCGAAGAACTTCGTGCTCTTCAGCTCCTCCCAAGATGGGAGTGTCCTGGGCTACAACGACTTCCCTTCAGTCAAGCTCACCAGCTCTGGTGACAACACCAACGTCAGCGGCTTCCTGTTCGACGCCTGCGCCGGGAATCACGTCTTCTCCTTCCAAGTCGTCCAATTCACCGGCAGCGACGTGCAGCGAGGCCTCTCGGGAGCGATGCCCTCCAATAGCGGAACGCTGCCGGTGACGGGTTTGCCCACCACGGACCTCACCCGTTCCATCGTGCTCTCCACCTGGCAGGTCAGCAACGAGGGCCAAGACATCTACAAACGGATGGTCCGGGGGGAGATCGATCAATCGAACACCACCCAGTTGCTCTTCCGCCGTGGGGACGGGACCGCCATCACCACCGCCGACATTCCCCAAGTCTCCTGGGAACGCATCACCTTCCCCACGGGCACGCTCGTCCAAACGCACGTGTTGAGGGTGAATGATACCAACGCGAGCGCCAGCGCCACTCTCGCCGCTTCAGTGGATGCGACCCGGACGCTGCTGCTCACCAGCTCCCAGTCTGGCGGACAGGGAGCTGGCGAGACCTCGTACGGCGCGAACGACATCCTGGGCGTGGCCACCGGGAGACTGTCCCTTAACGGCAGCCAACTCTCGGTGACCAGGGACGCATCCAACGGGACCACGAGCTGGACGGCCTACGCCATCCAGTTCGAGCCCTGA